A region from the Paenarthrobacter aurescens genome encodes:
- a CDS encoding YlxR family protein, whose amino-acid sequence MVAQGSGSSAVLVDVRRRMAGRGAWLHPSEKCLALAIKRRAFGRALAGASDAGAVERYLMPGTPLVEAKAAAGKPSKPESGSEN is encoded by the coding sequence CTGGTCGCCCAAGGCAGCGGTTCCTCCGCCGTCCTGGTCGATGTTCGACGCCGGATGGCTGGCAGGGGTGCTTGGCTGCATCCCAGCGAAAAGTGCTTGGCATTGGCAATCAAGCGGCGAGCATTCGGAAGAGCCCTGGCGGGTGCTTCCGATGCAGGCGCCGTGGAACGATATTTGATGCCCGGTACGCCACTTGTGGAGGCGAAGGCCGCCGCAGGAAAACCGTCCAAACCTGAAAGCGGGTCAGAAAACTGA
- a CDS encoding aminoglycoside phosphotransferase family protein gives MNLHAMIPIPGDLHARYNRNSAGRDWLASLPGLISDALDRWDLTVDLVPGEEPWNGHGALVVPVSQQGKPAALKIAFPHEEALVERYALALWNGHGAVRLLASDDASCSMLLERLDASRWLQDAPLEEARDAWGDIMRKLSIQPDLRGEWRLFDHVAATAERWSDELPAEWDRLDRPFPRWLLEAALEVCQTRGAVGRRSGTDVLVHTDLHFMNILATPDAKKPSLRSDYLAIDPQPQIGEAEFAVAPILWNRIHDLSRTDPEAALLERCHDFSRAAGLDPDVARQWSIAREVQNALWYAAKPGHAGDLARSLWVASTLAGNTLDSLPRAHDLPDPGEAA, from the coding sequence GTGAACCTGCACGCAATGATTCCCATCCCGGGCGACCTCCACGCCCGGTACAACCGCAACTCGGCGGGCAGGGATTGGCTGGCCAGCCTCCCGGGGCTCATTTCCGATGCGTTGGACCGTTGGGACCTCACAGTGGACCTGGTGCCGGGGGAAGAGCCCTGGAACGGCCATGGGGCCTTGGTGGTGCCCGTTTCCCAGCAGGGCAAGCCCGCGGCCCTGAAGATCGCGTTCCCCCACGAAGAAGCCCTGGTTGAGCGCTACGCACTGGCCCTGTGGAACGGTCACGGCGCGGTCCGCCTCCTCGCCTCGGATGACGCAAGTTGCTCCATGCTGCTTGAACGCCTGGATGCCTCCCGCTGGCTTCAGGACGCCCCTCTGGAGGAAGCCAGGGACGCGTGGGGGGACATCATGCGCAAGCTCTCCATCCAGCCGGACCTCCGGGGAGAGTGGCGGTTATTTGACCATGTTGCTGCAACCGCCGAGCGGTGGAGTGATGAACTGCCTGCCGAGTGGGACCGCCTGGACCGCCCGTTCCCCCGGTGGTTGCTGGAAGCGGCCCTGGAGGTGTGCCAGACCCGTGGGGCCGTAGGGCGCCGCTCCGGCACAGATGTTCTGGTGCACACGGATCTTCACTTCATGAACATTCTTGCCACCCCCGACGCCAAGAAACCGTCCCTCCGCAGCGACTATCTGGCAATTGATCCACAACCACAGATCGGCGAGGCTGAGTTCGCGGTGGCCCCCATCCTGTGGAACCGCATCCACGATCTTTCGCGGACGGATCCGGAGGCCGCGCTGCTGGAGCGCTGCCATGACTTCAGCCGTGCCGCCGGATTGGATCCGGACGTCGCCCGGCAGTGGAGCATCGCCCGGGAGGTTCAGAATGCCCTGTGGTACGCAGCGAAGCCCGGGCATGCCGGTGACCTCGCCCGTTCCCTCTGGGTGGCCAGCACCCTGGCCGGAAACACCCTCGATTCCCTGCCCCGGGCACACGATCTCCCCGATCCCGGCGAAGCGGCCTGA
- a CDS encoding pyridoxal phosphate-dependent aminotransferase: MPELAAHVRDVPVNQIREITEAAWSTPGAIVLSIGEPGFALPRHVLDAGIDCLDRDETNYTPNAGIPALREAFAARFREQQSVDIGAERVYVVDGAQQGLHFAMSLLLAPGDEILIPNPGYPTFAMTSRLLHAVPVQYPLYPHNDFQPHIEDIEALITPRTRVLVLNSPSNPLGAVISEEATRKLVELAVRHDLWIISDECYEAFTFDVPHISPARFDSDVPGEARVFTSLTLSKTYGLTGLRIGALICPPGLEPKMNNVMESIVSCVASPSQYAALAALTGPQDYVSQARDHYRSNRDAASAVLTEKGIPFLGAQGAFYLWADVSHVSGGDVRAWVRAFLAESGVSFAPGTAFGSIGEGWIRIALCGAEQDLLDGVKRLPAKL; the protein is encoded by the coding sequence ATGCCTGAGCTTGCTGCGCACGTCCGCGACGTCCCCGTGAACCAGATCCGTGAGATCACCGAAGCTGCCTGGTCCACCCCCGGAGCGATAGTCCTCAGCATCGGAGAGCCGGGCTTTGCCCTCCCCCGGCACGTCCTGGATGCCGGCATCGACTGCCTTGACCGGGATGAGACCAACTACACACCCAACGCCGGGATTCCTGCCCTCCGCGAAGCCTTCGCCGCCCGCTTCCGTGAACAACAAAGCGTTGATATTGGCGCTGAGCGTGTTTACGTGGTGGACGGCGCCCAACAGGGACTGCACTTCGCCATGAGCCTCCTTTTGGCCCCGGGCGACGAGATACTCATTCCCAACCCCGGGTACCCCACCTTTGCCATGACCAGCCGGCTGCTGCATGCCGTGCCCGTGCAGTACCCGCTCTACCCGCACAACGACTTCCAGCCGCACATTGAGGACATCGAGGCCCTTATTACGCCAAGGACACGGGTGCTTGTGCTGAACTCCCCGTCCAATCCCCTGGGCGCGGTCATCAGCGAAGAGGCCACCCGCAAGCTTGTGGAGCTGGCCGTCCGCCACGACCTCTGGATCATCTCGGACGAGTGCTACGAGGCCTTTACTTTTGATGTCCCCCACATCAGTCCTGCCCGTTTTGACAGCGATGTCCCCGGCGAAGCCCGGGTTTTCACCTCGTTGACCCTGTCCAAGACCTACGGGCTGACGGGCCTCCGGATCGGGGCACTGATTTGCCCGCCAGGCCTTGAGCCGAAGATGAACAACGTGATGGAGTCGATAGTGTCCTGCGTGGCCTCTCCTTCGCAGTACGCCGCCCTGGCTGCCCTGACCGGCCCGCAGGACTACGTCTCCCAGGCGCGCGATCATTACCGGAGCAACCGTGACGCAGCATCAGCGGTCCTGACAGAAAAGGGAATACCCTTCCTGGGAGCTCAAGGAGCGTTCTACCTGTGGGCGGATGTTTCCCATGTGAGCGGTGGTGATGTCCGGGCGTGGGTGCGGGCGTTCCTGGCGGAGTCCGGCGTTTCCTTCGCTCCCGGTACGGCCTTTGGGTCGATTGGCGAGGGATGGATCAGGATCGCGCTCTGCGGAGCGGAACAGGACCTGCTCGACGGCGTCAAGCGCCTGCCAGCCAAGCTCTAG
- a CDS encoding DUF4439 domain-containing protein produces the protein MLVAVVALLVAGTGIVLIPRDSGTPPVLSFSETARLEALEDALLLRESATTLVASAAPGAGTAGPGNTVTLLTTHAQALLDPHNDGTSSPSAAPAGSAHTVSATPGNRATFLAGLAGSGWKRLEDAREADGGIARLLAAVGSAQVLEAERLAALWQLPLPEKATAVGPKAPAATPSTASCPSASPTPEPGSATTDTALAAVVRTQQEAIYVYQVALKRLDETKSAAAFKHLEGHEVLLRQAESFTSANCADVPASVPGYRLPPQFSQDPAGFLGTVELASLPRFGDLVALSTESTRSWAIENLLAAARRSLAWDAPLPALPGLVLEAGQLPPLPTPGSSKATASTLPLGG, from the coding sequence GTGCTGGTTGCTGTGGTGGCACTGCTTGTTGCAGGCACCGGAATAGTCCTGATTCCGCGTGATTCCGGCACTCCCCCGGTGCTCTCGTTCTCCGAAACGGCGCGTCTGGAGGCATTGGAAGACGCACTGCTGCTACGGGAATCTGCCACCACCTTGGTTGCGTCCGCCGCTCCAGGCGCCGGAACGGCCGGGCCAGGCAACACTGTGACTTTGCTGACAACCCACGCCCAAGCGTTGCTGGACCCTCATAACGACGGCACCTCATCACCAAGCGCCGCTCCCGCGGGTTCTGCGCACACTGTTTCAGCTACCCCCGGCAACCGCGCCACCTTCCTGGCCGGGTTGGCCGGCAGCGGGTGGAAGCGTTTGGAGGACGCACGGGAGGCCGACGGCGGGATCGCCCGTCTTCTGGCCGCCGTCGGATCCGCGCAGGTACTTGAGGCCGAAAGGCTCGCTGCCCTGTGGCAGCTGCCGCTGCCGGAGAAGGCCACTGCTGTTGGGCCCAAAGCTCCCGCGGCAACACCTTCAACCGCCTCATGCCCCTCAGCCAGCCCCACCCCGGAGCCTGGTTCTGCTACCACCGATACCGCCCTGGCGGCAGTGGTCCGGACACAGCAGGAAGCTATCTACGTCTACCAGGTGGCGCTGAAAAGGTTGGATGAGACGAAGTCCGCGGCCGCTTTCAAGCATCTGGAAGGACACGAGGTACTGCTCCGACAGGCCGAATCCTTCACCAGCGCCAACTGTGCGGATGTACCCGCCAGCGTGCCCGGCTACCGGCTGCCCCCACAGTTCAGCCAGGATCCTGCGGGCTTTCTTGGCACCGTTGAACTGGCTTCCCTGCCACGGTTCGGCGATCTGGTGGCATTGTCCACGGAGAGCACACGTAGTTGGGCGATCGAGAACCTGCTGGCGGCTGCGCGCAGGTCCCTCGCCTGGGACGCACCGTTGCCGGCCCTGCCGGGACTTGTGCTCGAGGCGGGCCAGCTGCCCCCGCTGCCGACTCCCGGCTCCTCGAAAGCCACCGCTTCAACGCTTCCACTGGGCGGATAG
- a CDS encoding aspartate dehydrogenase domain-containing protein, whose amino-acid sequence MVLKVALIGSGAIGSRVAELLDAGAAPGAELTGVVPRGDTRTGFSFEAALELADVVVECAGVAAVEEFGPRLIAAGKDLLVTSIGALCDASLRKALLEDGPGRTFLTTGALGGLDAITAAGAGGTISRITVESRKLPAALIQPWMDGQTRADLLSATHAVELLRGGPSELIRAFPKSTNVVSALALAAGNWDVVQAVLIADPAAKQTSHHVRAETSLGTFDIRVSNEASPGNPASSALVPHAVVRGLKTLANASGSFI is encoded by the coding sequence ATGGTCTTGAAGGTTGCGCTGATCGGTTCCGGGGCTATTGGATCACGGGTGGCAGAACTGCTCGACGCCGGTGCCGCCCCAGGCGCAGAACTTACCGGTGTTGTTCCCCGCGGTGACACAAGGACCGGCTTTAGTTTCGAGGCAGCACTGGAGCTGGCCGACGTGGTGGTTGAATGCGCCGGCGTTGCAGCAGTTGAGGAGTTCGGTCCCCGGCTTATTGCGGCCGGAAAGGACCTGCTGGTCACCTCCATCGGAGCCCTGTGCGATGCTTCCCTGCGCAAGGCATTGCTTGAGGACGGTCCCGGCCGGACGTTCCTCACAACGGGGGCTTTGGGCGGACTGGATGCGATTACCGCTGCCGGGGCAGGCGGGACCATTAGCCGGATCACCGTGGAATCGCGAAAACTTCCTGCTGCTTTGATTCAGCCATGGATGGATGGTCAAACGCGGGCCGACCTTCTCAGCGCCACCCATGCCGTGGAACTGCTGCGCGGTGGTCCGTCCGAGTTGATCAGAGCCTTTCCCAAATCCACCAACGTGGTCTCCGCATTAGCCCTGGCTGCCGGCAACTGGGACGTTGTGCAAGCGGTGCTGATCGCGGATCCGGCAGCCAAGCAAACGTCCCACCACGTGAGGGCCGAGACCTCCCTGGGCACCTTTGACATCCGTGTGAGCAACGAGGCTTCCCCTGGGAACCCGGCATCCAGCGCCTTGGTGCCCCACGCCGTCGTCCGCGGTTTGAAGACTCTCGCCAACGCCAGCGGAAGCTTTATCTGA
- a CDS encoding nucleoside deaminase gives MSPHSAQQRDEYLNLAIKLAVRNVSDGGGPFGAVVVTPDGAVHEGVNRVTRDHDPTAHAEVVAIRRAAAATRSFDLTGSVLYASCEPCPLCLSATLWARIGRVYFAADRHGAARAGFDDAVFYEYFAGTRPELLPVEHASLAASDEPFEAWRSHTHRTAY, from the coding sequence ATGTCGCCGCACAGTGCCCAGCAACGTGATGAATACCTGAACCTGGCCATCAAGCTGGCCGTTCGGAACGTTTCCGACGGCGGCGGCCCTTTCGGCGCCGTGGTGGTCACCCCGGACGGTGCCGTGCATGAGGGAGTGAACCGGGTAACGCGTGACCACGATCCTACGGCGCACGCTGAAGTGGTGGCGATCCGCCGGGCCGCAGCAGCCACGCGGAGCTTCGACCTCACAGGTTCGGTTCTCTACGCAAGCTGCGAACCATGCCCGCTCTGTTTGTCTGCCACGCTCTGGGCCAGGATCGGGCGCGTCTACTTCGCGGCAGACCGCCACGGTGCTGCAAGAGCGGGCTTCGATGACGCCGTGTTCTATGAGTATTTTGCCGGCACCCGGCCAGAGCTGCTGCCCGTGGAGCATGCCTCGTTGGCCGCTTCAGATGAACCCTTCGAAGCGTGGCGCAGCCACACCCACCGGACGGCGTACTAG
- a CDS encoding VIT family protein, which yields MASAETATTHENEPHRDDLAHRLNWLRAGVLGANDGIVSVAAIVVGVAGATTNTGVILSAGAAGLVGGAISMALGEYVSVSSQSDSQKALIEKEKRELAEQPEDELEELAAIYESKGLSAKTARVVAEELTDHDALAAHLSAELNIDEDDIVSPWNAALASAVAFTLGAALPMLAILLPPPGIRVPLTFIAVLLALAITGAVGAWIGGASRIRAAVRVVLGGALALAATFTIGTLLGASGVF from the coding sequence ATGGCTTCTGCAGAAACTGCCACTACGCATGAGAACGAACCCCATCGGGACGATCTGGCTCACCGGCTGAACTGGTTGCGGGCAGGCGTCCTGGGCGCCAATGACGGCATCGTTTCCGTCGCTGCGATCGTGGTGGGTGTGGCAGGTGCCACCACCAACACCGGAGTGATTCTCTCGGCGGGCGCCGCCGGCCTTGTAGGTGGCGCCATCTCCATGGCTTTGGGCGAATATGTATCCGTCAGCAGCCAAAGCGACTCCCAGAAAGCGTTGATCGAGAAGGAAAAACGTGAGCTGGCCGAGCAACCCGAGGACGAACTCGAAGAGTTGGCCGCCATCTACGAGTCCAAGGGGCTCAGCGCCAAGACAGCCCGGGTTGTGGCGGAGGAACTGACCGACCATGATGCCCTGGCCGCCCACCTCTCGGCCGAGCTGAACATTGATGAAGATGACATCGTCAGTCCGTGGAACGCAGCCCTGGCATCCGCCGTCGCCTTTACGCTGGGGGCCGCCCTTCCCATGCTGGCCATCCTGCTGCCTCCGCCGGGCATTCGTGTTCCCCTGACCTTCATTGCTGTCCTCCTGGCCCTGGCGATCACCGGCGCCGTGGGTGCATGGATCGGCGGTGCCTCCCGCATCCGTGCCGCGGTCAGGGTGGTGCTCGGCGGGGCTTTGGCACTGGCGGCCACATTCACGATCGGAACCCTGTTGGGGGCCAGCGGCGTTTTCTAG
- the rbfA gene encoding 30S ribosome-binding factor RbfA, with translation MADPARAAKLAQRIKVVVAEALGRRVKDPRVESITVTDARVTNDLQHATIYYTVFGDEVAQADAARALEKAKGVLRQEVGRNITVRLAPTLEFVADQIPVNASNLEELLREAKRRDAEVAALAASAKHAGESDPYKADAPEDIDEDHNR, from the coding sequence ATGGCTGATCCCGCACGCGCTGCCAAGCTGGCACAGCGGATAAAGGTGGTTGTTGCTGAGGCCCTCGGACGTCGGGTCAAGGATCCGCGCGTCGAGTCCATTACGGTCACCGACGCCCGCGTCACCAACGACCTTCAGCACGCCACCATCTACTACACGGTCTTCGGTGACGAGGTGGCCCAGGCGGATGCTGCCAGGGCACTGGAGAAGGCCAAGGGTGTGCTGAGGCAGGAAGTGGGCCGCAACATCACTGTTCGCCTCGCTCCAACTCTCGAGTTCGTGGCTGACCAGATTCCGGTCAATGCCTCCAACCTTGAGGAGTTGCTCCGTGAAGCCAAGCGTCGTGACGCAGAGGTAGCCGCACTGGCTGCCAGTGCCAAGCATGCTGGTGAATCAGACCCCTACAAGGCTGATGCTCCCGAGGACATCGACGAGGACCACAACCGCTGA
- the rimP gene encoding ribosome maturation factor RimP: protein MSDSEATTSTDRSESNSTATIHNPEESRLRALLEPAVLANRLYLEDVSIHVAGSHRTVHVVVDLPQEETGGVSLDAIAEVSRGLSDILDNDPHDDGRPYDLEVSSPGVGRPLTEPRHWHRARGRMVRVNVIQGDNLLGRIASVGDDAVTLIPEHEVKKGMKPKQGEPITIPFDRIRQGKVEIEFSHLHEAALEDEHNGPSEEA from the coding sequence GTGAGTGACTCGGAAGCCACGACTTCAACAGACCGTTCTGAATCGAACTCAACGGCCACCATCCACAACCCGGAAGAGAGCAGGCTCAGGGCGCTGCTTGAACCGGCTGTCCTTGCCAACAGGCTCTACCTCGAGGATGTTTCCATCCACGTTGCCGGTTCACACCGGACGGTCCACGTCGTAGTGGACCTTCCCCAGGAAGAAACCGGAGGCGTCAGCCTTGACGCCATTGCCGAGGTCTCACGCGGACTCTCGGACATCCTGGACAATGATCCCCATGACGACGGCCGTCCCTACGATCTTGAGGTCTCTTCTCCCGGAGTGGGCCGCCCGCTGACTGAACCGCGTCACTGGCACCGTGCCCGCGGCCGAATGGTCAGGGTCAACGTCATCCAGGGCGATAACCTTCTGGGCCGCATTGCCTCCGTGGGGGACGACGCCGTAACGCTCATCCCCGAGCACGAGGTCAAGAAGGGCATGAAGCCCAAGCAAGGCGAACCCATCACTATTCCTTTCGACAGGATCCGCCAAGGAAAAGTCGAGATTGAATTCAGCCACCTCCACGAGGCTGCGCTGGAAGACGAGCACAACGGACCTTCCGAGGAGGCCTAA
- the infB gene encoding translation initiation factor IF-2 produces MAKVRVHELAKELGITSKDAVTKLQELGEFVRSASSTIEAPVVKKLRDAYPGAGAAKAAAPAAAPAANRPAASRPAAPAPGPAAPKAPAPAPAAPAPAAPAATFQAPPAAPSAPAPAAPAAPAAPAASTPVSAKPGARPAPKAETPAPARQGGQAPRPGGPRPGNNPFATSQGMPRGRGGDGDRPPRPGNNPFAPSQGMPRGERRNDGERPGGPRPAAGAGGPRPAAGTGGPRPGAPRPGAPRPGAPRPAGGPGAGNRPTPGMMPNRTERPAPGGAGRPGGAGRPGGGPGRPGGAPGAGTGGGAPAGGGFGKGGRGRGGTQGAFGKGGAGRGKQRKSKRAKRQELEQMSAPSLGGVSVPRGDGETIIRLRRGSSITDFAEKIDANPASLVTVLFHLGEMATATQSLDEDTFGLLGAELGYKLQVVSPEDEERELLDQFDINIQDELDAEGDDVLEARAPVVTVMGHVDHGKTRLLDAIRNSNVVAGEHGGITQHIGAYQISHVHEGTARDITFIDTPGHEAFTAMRARGAKVTDIAILVVAADDGVMPQTVEALNHAQAANVPIVVAVNKIDKEGANPDKVKGQLTEYGLVPEEYGGDTMFVEVSARQNLNIDELIDAVLLTADAALDLRANPDKDARGIAIEANLDKGRGAVATVLVQSGTLAVGDTIVAGTAHGRVRAMFDENGEALDVALPSRPVQVLGLSNVPRAGDTFLVTPDERTARQIAEKREAADRNAALAKRRKRISLEDFDQAVAEGKIDTLNLILKGDVSGAVEALEDALLKIDVGDDDVQLRVIHRGVGAITQNDVNLATVDNAIIIGFNVKPAERVAELADREGVDMRFYSVIYAAIDDIEMALKGMLKPEYEEVQLGTAEVREVFRSSKFGNIAGSIVRTGIIRRNSKARVSRDGKVIGDNLTVETLKRFKDDATEVRTDFECGIGLGSFNDITEGDIIETFEMREKPRS; encoded by the coding sequence GTGGCCAAGGTCCGCGTACATGAGCTCGCCAAAGAGCTCGGTATTACTTCCAAAGATGCAGTAACCAAACTGCAGGAATTGGGCGAATTCGTTCGCTCCGCCTCTTCAACAATTGAGGCCCCCGTCGTGAAGAAGCTTCGCGACGCCTATCCGGGTGCCGGCGCTGCCAAGGCCGCCGCTCCCGCAGCAGCTCCGGCGGCCAACCGCCCCGCAGCATCCCGTCCGGCCGCCCCGGCACCTGGACCTGCAGCTCCGAAGGCTCCGGCCCCGGCACCTGCAGCCCCCGCTCCGGCAGCACCGGCAGCTACCTTCCAGGCTCCACCGGCAGCACCGTCGGCACCTGCGCCGGCAGCTCCCGCTGCGCCCGCAGCTCCTGCGGCGTCCACCCCGGTTTCTGCCAAGCCCGGCGCCCGTCCTGCCCCCAAGGCAGAGACTCCGGCTCCGGCACGTCAAGGCGGCCAGGCTCCCCGTCCCGGCGGTCCCCGTCCGGGCAATAACCCGTTTGCAACATCCCAGGGCATGCCCCGGGGCCGTGGTGGCGATGGAGATCGTCCGCCGCGTCCGGGTAACAACCCGTTTGCACCGTCCCAGGGCATGCCCCGAGGCGAACGCCGCAACGATGGCGAACGCCCCGGTGGTCCCCGTCCCGCTGCAGGTGCAGGTGGACCTCGTCCTGCAGCTGGTACCGGTGGACCCCGTCCGGGCGCACCGCGTCCCGGCGCACCCCGTCCGGGCGCACCGCGTCCCGCCGGCGGCCCCGGTGCCGGAAACCGTCCTACCCCGGGCATGATGCCCAACCGCACTGAGCGTCCGGCCCCCGGTGGCGCAGGCCGTCCGGGTGGCGCAGGCCGTCCCGGTGGCGGACCCGGTCGTCCCGGTGGCGCACCCGGTGCAGGTACCGGTGGCGGAGCTCCCGCAGGCGGTGGCTTCGGCAAGGGTGGCCGCGGTCGCGGTGGTACCCAGGGTGCCTTCGGCAAGGGCGGCGCCGGTCGTGGCAAGCAGCGCAAGTCGAAGCGTGCAAAGCGCCAGGAACTGGAGCAGATGAGTGCTCCGTCGCTGGGCGGCGTATCGGTACCCCGCGGTGACGGCGAGACCATCATCCGCCTGCGTCGCGGCTCCTCCATCACGGACTTTGCCGAGAAGATCGATGCAAACCCCGCTTCGCTGGTGACCGTGCTGTTCCACCTCGGTGAAATGGCAACGGCTACGCAGTCCCTGGACGAAGACACCTTTGGCCTGCTTGGCGCCGAACTTGGCTACAAGCTCCAGGTTGTTTCCCCTGAGGATGAAGAGCGCGAGCTGCTGGATCAGTTCGACATCAACATCCAGGACGAACTCGACGCCGAAGGTGACGATGTCCTTGAGGCACGCGCACCGGTTGTTACCGTCATGGGTCACGTTGACCACGGTAAGACCCGCCTGTTGGACGCCATTCGCAACTCGAACGTTGTTGCAGGCGAGCACGGTGGCATCACCCAGCACATCGGTGCTTACCAGATCAGCCACGTCCACGAGGGCACGGCCCGCGACATCACCTTCATTGACACCCCCGGTCACGAGGCCTTCACGGCCATGCGTGCACGTGGTGCCAAGGTCACTGACATCGCGATCCTGGTTGTTGCAGCCGATGACGGCGTTATGCCGCAGACGGTGGAAGCACTCAACCACGCCCAGGCAGCCAACGTGCCGATCGTCGTCGCAGTGAACAAGATCGACAAGGAAGGCGCCAACCCTGACAAGGTCAAGGGTCAGCTGACCGAGTACGGACTGGTTCCGGAAGAATACGGTGGCGACACCATGTTCGTTGAGGTCTCTGCCCGCCAGAACCTCAACATCGACGAACTGATCGACGCTGTCCTGCTGACGGCCGATGCCGCGCTGGATCTGCGCGCCAACCCGGACAAGGACGCTCGAGGCATCGCCATCGAAGCGAACCTGGACAAGGGCCGCGGTGCAGTTGCCACCGTCCTGGTCCAGTCCGGAACGTTGGCAGTGGGCGACACGATCGTGGCCGGTACGGCTCACGGCCGCGTCCGCGCCATGTTCGACGAGAACGGTGAGGCACTCGATGTCGCACTGCCGTCCCGCCCGGTTCAGGTTCTCGGCCTGTCCAACGTGCCGCGTGCAGGTGACACCTTCCTGGTGACTCCTGACGAGCGTACGGCCCGCCAGATCGCTGAGAAGCGTGAAGCTGCCGATCGCAACGCCGCACTGGCCAAGCGTCGCAAGCGCATCAGCCTGGAAGACTTCGACCAAGCTGTTGCAGAAGGCAAGATCGACACCCTCAACCTCATCCTCAAGGGTGACGTGTCCGGTGCCGTGGAAGCCCTCGAAGACGCCTTGCTCAAGATCGACGTCGGAGACGACGACGTTCAGCTTCGTGTTATCCACCGCGGTGTGGGTGCCATCACGCAGAACGACGTCAACCTCGCCACGGTGGACAACGCCATCATCATTGGCTTCAACGTCAAGCCGGCAGAGCGTGTTGCCGAACTGGCTGACCGTGAAGGCGTGGACATGCGCTTCTACTCGGTCATCTACGCAGCAATCGATGACATCGAGATGGCTCTCAAGGGCATGCTCAAGCCGGAATACGAAGAAGTCCAGCTCGGTACCGCCGAGGTTCGCGAAGTCTTCCGTTCTTCCAAGTTCGGAAACATCGCCGGCTCGATCGTCCGCACGGGCATCATCCGCCGTAACAGCAAGGCACGTGTCAGCCGCGACGGCAAGGTCATCGGTGACAACCTCACCGTTGAGACGCTCAAGCGCTTCAAGGATGACGCCACCGAAGTCCGCACCGACTTCGAGTGTGGTATCGGTCTTGGTTCCTTCAATGACATCACTGAAGGCGACATCATCGAGACCTTCGAAATGCGCGAAAAGCCGCGCAGCTAG
- the nusA gene encoding transcription termination factor NusA, with amino-acid sequence MDIDMSALRLLEREREIPLDLLIPTIEQALLVAYHKTPGAFEKARAELDRKSGHVTIWATEIDDDGEPIGEFEDTPAGFGRIAASTARQIILQRLRDVEDDNVLGEFKGREGELVAGMIQQGNNPHMIQVNLGSVEALLPPPEQVPGEKYLHGSRLRAFVVDVHRGAKGPSITLSRSHPGLVRKLFEMEVPEIADHSVEIVALAREAGHRTKIAVKANTAGINAKGACIGEMGSRVRAVMTELNDEKIDIVDFSDDPATFIANSLSPSRVNSVTITDEATRSARVVVPDYQLSLAIGKEGQNARLAAKLTGWRIDIVSDAAPAKTD; translated from the coding sequence ATGGATATTGACATGAGCGCACTGAGACTCCTGGAGCGTGAGCGTGAAATCCCGCTGGATCTCCTGATTCCCACCATCGAGCAAGCATTGCTGGTGGCGTACCACAAGACGCCCGGAGCCTTCGAGAAGGCCCGTGCGGAGTTGGACCGCAAAAGCGGTCACGTAACTATTTGGGCGACGGAAATCGACGACGACGGCGAGCCCATCGGCGAATTCGAGGACACTCCGGCCGGTTTTGGCCGCATCGCTGCCAGCACAGCCCGCCAGATCATTCTCCAGCGCCTTCGCGATGTGGAAGATGACAACGTGTTGGGCGAGTTCAAGGGCCGTGAAGGCGAACTTGTGGCCGGCATGATCCAGCAGGGCAACAACCCGCACATGATCCAGGTCAATCTTGGATCAGTGGAAGCATTGCTGCCCCCGCCTGAGCAGGTTCCGGGCGAGAAGTACCTCCACGGAAGCCGCTTGCGTGCTTTTGTGGTGGATGTGCACCGTGGCGCCAAGGGTCCGTCCATCACCTTGTCCCGTTCGCACCCCGGCCTGGTCCGCAAGCTTTTTGAAATGGAAGTTCCGGAAATCGCGGATCACTCCGTTGAAATTGTGGCACTGGCCCGCGAAGCCGGTCACCGGACCAAGATCGCTGTCAAAGCCAACACTGCCGGCATTAACGCCAAGGGTGCCTGCATCGGCGAAATGGGTTCCCGTGTCCGTGCGGTCATGACCGAGCTCAACGACGAAAAAATCGACATCGTTGACTTCAGTGACGACCCCGCCACGTTCATCGCCAACTCGCTCTCTCCCTCCCGAGTGAATTCGGTCACTATCACGGACGAGGCAACCCGCTCGGCGCGTGTAGTAGTGCCCGACTACCAGCTTTCCCTGGCGATCGGCAAAGAGGGCCAGAATGCCCGGCTCGCAGCAAAGCTGACCGGCTGGCGCATCGATATCGTCTCGGATGCGGCTCCGGCCAAGACCGACTAG